A single Mytilus trossulus isolate FHL-02 chromosome 12, PNRI_Mtr1.1.1.hap1, whole genome shotgun sequence DNA region contains:
- the LOC134693119 gene encoding perlucin-like protein, with product MYLYDCYYFSKDQKNWTDAKSSCQSKASMLAEVVSSDQRDFLKTKAEENRYTFWLGGTDIVTESVWMWTTSQTTFTFTDWHPNNPSNDDGNENCLEMRQSVDFLWNDNFCYHTNNYICQRPYI from the exons ATGTATCTATACGACTGCTACTATTTCAGCAAGGATCAGAAGAATTGGACAGATGCAAAG TCATCTTGCCAAAGCAAAGCAAGTATGCTAGCAGAGGTTGTATCATCGGACCAGAgagattttctgaaaacaaAAGCTGAAGAAAACAGATATA CGTTTTGGTTGGGAGGGACCGACATTGTGACTGAGAGTGTATGGATGTGGACAACCAGTCAAACGACCTTCACATTTACAGACTGGCATCCCAATAACCCAAGTAATGATGACGGAAATGAGAATTGTCTGGAAATGCGACAATCGGTTGATTTCCTATGGAATGATAATTTCTGTTACCACACCAATAATTACATCTGTCAAAGACC GTATATCTAA